The following coding sequences lie in one Arachis hypogaea cultivar Tifrunner chromosome 4, arahy.Tifrunner.gnm2.J5K5, whole genome shotgun sequence genomic window:
- the LOC112796879 gene encoding fructose-1,6-bisphosphatase, chloroplastic, protein MVAMAAATASSRLIFSKPSTPSRLSPFQLCDVLVTKSAVHSSSKRKNGGVRCMAVAGEAPPTETKKRSSGFELYTLTSWLLKQELEGVIDAELTIVLSSISMACKQIASLVQRANISNLTGVQGATNVQGEDQKKLDVVSNEVFSNCLRSSGRTGIIASEEEDVPVAVEESYSGNYIVVFDPLDGSSNIDAAVSTGSIFGIYSPNDECLADVGDEDDPTLDKAEQRCIVNVCQPGSNLLAAGYCMYSSSIIFVLTIGKGVFVFTLDPLYGEFVLTQENLQIPKAGKIYAFNEGNYQLWDDKLKKYIDDLKDPGPSGKPYSARYIGSLVGDFHRTLLYGGIYGYPRDKKSKNGKLRLLYECAPMSFIVEQAGGKGSDGHQRILDIEPTEIHQRVPLYIGSVEEVEKVEKYLA, encoded by the exons ATGGTAGCTATGGCAGCAGCAACAGCATCCTCACGCTTAATTTTCTCAAAGCCAAGCACCCCTTCACGCCTATCCCCCTTCCAACTATGCGATGTGCTTGTCACGAAATCAGCGGTACATAGCAGTAGTAAGAGAAAGAATGGCGGAGTTAGGTGCATGGCTGTTGCTGGTGAAGCACCACCAACAGAGACAAAGAAGAGGAGTAGTGGTTTTGAGCTTTATACTCTTACTAGCTGGCTTCTGAAGCAGGAGCTAGAAGGAGTCATTGATGCTGAGCTTACTATTGTTCTGTCTAGCATTTCCATGGCGTGCAAGCAGATTGCTTCTTTGGTCCAAAGAGCTAACATTTCAAACCTCACCGGTGTTCAGGGTGCAACCAATGTTCAAGGTGAAGACCAGAAGAAGCTTGATGTTGTTTCAAATGAG GTGTTCTCAAACTGCTTGAGGTCAAGTGGGAGGACAGGGATCATAGCGTCAGAGGAAGAGGATGTGCCAGTGGCAGTGGAAGAGAGTTATTCAGGGAATTACATTGTGGTGTTTGACCCTCTTGATGGCTCATCTAACATTGATGCTGCAGTCTCAACTGGCTCCATTTTTGGCATCTATAGCCCCAATGATGAGTGCCTTGCTGACGTTGGGGATGAGGATGATCCCACA CTTGACAAAGCAGAACAAAGGTGTATTGTGAATGTGTGCCAACCCGGAAGCAACCTCCTTGCAGCCGGCTACTGCATGTACTCAAGCTCAATAATCTTCGTCCTGACAATCGGAAAAGGAGTATTCGTCTTCACACTGGATCCGCTCTATGGCGAATTCGTCTTAACTCAAGAAAACCTGCAGATTCCTAAAGCAGGGAAAATATATGCATTCAATGAAGGTAACTACCAGCTTTGGGATGACAAGTTAAAGAAATACATTGATGATCTTAAGGACCCTGGTCCTAGTGGCAAGCCTTATTCTGCAAGATATATTGGTAGTTTGGTTGGGGATTTCCATAGGACACTCTTGTATGGTGGAATTTATGGGTATCCTAGAGACAAGAAAAGCAAGAATGGCAAGCTTAGGCTTCTTTATGAATGCGCTCCAATGAGTTTCATTGTAGAACAAGCTGGCGGAAAAGGTTCAGATGGTCATCAGAGAATACTTGACATTGAACCTACGGAA ATTCACCAGCGTGTTCCCCTGTACATTGGGAGTGTAGAGGAGGTGGAGAAGGTCGAAAAGTACTTGGCTTAA
- the LOC112796878 gene encoding uncharacterized protein, giving the protein MAGKPSTKGRKVETLGKGKVTPTQIAFIVDRYLCDNNFSSTRSVFRTEASSLIAKSPINEAPKTLLTLGEMLDEYISLKEQKVMLEQERVLMEQEKNRVQMLLHGMQNVMNAFNASGNLSALPAKSAVALAPPQPTYINKPQPGVPSSVQIKSHIHSLPLSSNTNSEGGNFSTSAMNVSDRKRKDTKTDAPLAAKKSRGRSTNKKVSVQGPNVPPQPDNTIDSQVVGPPTSSIRSSPENCVPSGSQAQGSNIAKCLFDQSSLPPTSNSQPPKTPTRRITSSQSGTNISPPEISSVSGCNQEATPTRCTVISTKRVMVSPAKQMAYIEMSHCISPLKTGSDKLGKRDHVRSRLDFGSDMPEGLDKQLSNEVSTSESEKELDMFDIEFPNFDALGIDFSFSEMLNDLEIPCDGIDFSCQPTSSPSIENASGSPQECNDTNALNELTTVSEVLCEKDLRILGPDCMTAVKSVTKSITVVSPEKKREQSLD; this is encoded by the exons aTGGCGGGGAAGCCATCCACCAAAGGCAGAAAGGTAGAGACGCTGGGGAAAGGGAAGGTCACACCAACGCAGATCGCGTTCATCGTCGATAGGTACCTTTGCGACAACAACTTCTCGTCCACGCGTTCCGTCTTCCGAACTGAAGCTTCCTCTCTCATCGCCAAGTCACCCATTAATGag gcaCCGAAGACTTTGTTGACTTTAGGGGAGATGCTGGATGAGTACATAAGCTTGAAGGAGCAGAAGGTCATGTTGGAGCAGGAAAGGGTTCTCATGGAGCAAGAGAAAAACCGGGTTCAGATGCTGTTGCACGGTATGCAGAATGTCATGAACGCTTTCAATGCCAGTGGAAACCTCTCAGCTCTTCCGGCGAAATCTGCAGTTGCTCTTGCTCCTCCTCAACCAACTTATATTAACAAACCTCAGCCAG GTGTACCTTCTTCTGTGCAAATCAAATCGCATATACACTCACTGCCTCTGTCTAGCAATACAAATTCAGAGGGTGGAAACTTCTCAACATCTGCGATGAATGTATCCGACAGAAAGAGAAAGGATACTAAAACAGATGCACCTTTAGCTGCGAAAAAGTCTCGTGGTAGATCAACCAACAAGAAAGTTTCTGTCCAAG GTCCAAATGTGCCACCGCAGCCTGATAATACCATTGATTCTCAAGTAGTAGGTCCACCAACTTCTTCAATTCGTTCTTCACCAGAGAACTGTGTGCCGAGTGGATCACAGGCTCAAGGATCCAATATTGCTAAATGCTTATTCGACCAATCTTCCCTCCCTCCAACTAGTAATTCACAACCACCAAAGACACCTACTAGAAGAATAACTTCATCCCAAAGTGGTACAAATATCTCACCTCCTGAGATTTCTTCAGTCTCGGGTTGCAATCAAGAGGCTACTCCTACGCGCTGCACTGTGATTTCAACCAAGAGAGTTATGGTTAGCCCTGCGAAACAGATGGCATACATAGAGATGAGCCATTGCATTTCACCTCTGAAGACAGGTTCTGACAAATTAGGAAAGAGAGATCATGTGAGAAGCAGGTTGGACTTTGGTTCTGATATGCCAGAGGGCTTGGACAAACAATTGTCGAACGAGGTTTCTACGTCTGAGTCTGAGAAGGAACTGGACATGTTTGACATTGAGTTCCCAAATTTCGATGCTTTAGGAATTGACTTCTCCTTCAGTGAAATGTTAAATGATCTAGAAATACCTTGTGATGGCATTGACTTCAGTTGCCAACCAACATCAAGCCCTTCCATTGAAAATGCTTCAGG CTCACCTCAAGAATGCAATGACACTAATGCTTTAAATGAATTAACAACTGTTTCTGAAGTCCTATGTGAGAAAGATCTGAGAATATTAG GTCCAGATTGTATGACAGCAGTGAAATCTGTCACAAAAAGCATAACAGTTGTCAGCCCTG AGAAAAAGCGGGAGCAATCTCTTGATTAG